From the genome of Chanos chanos chromosome 5, fChaCha1.1, whole genome shotgun sequence, one region includes:
- the tecrl2b gene encoding trans-2,3-enoyl-CoA reductase-like 2b: MEDCIRHRAINRAAFFEVEILDLKSKTQLCFLDKVEPNATIAEIKNLFHKSYPKWHPSRQALKLHPEGKALKDDDVLEDLPVGTTATMFFQDLGPQLGWTIVFLAECIGPLFIYLLFYYRIPYIYTQEYNYTTSPYKVVKLACFGHTFHYMKKLLETIFIHHFSQGTLALNTMMLNCLYYWGFAAWQAYYINHPLYTPPSYGNRQIYPALLMFLLCETGNFFIHKALNCISCNGSRPTEIPYPTKNPLTWLFFFVSCPNYTYEVGAWLSFAVMTQCVPVAVFAFIGFVQMTIWARRKHKAYIQEFQDYPELRTAIIPLFL; encoded by the exons ATGGAAGACTGCATAAGACACAGAGCCATCAACAGAGCTGCCTTCTTTGAG GTGGAGATCCTGGACCTGAAGAGCAAAACCCAGTTGTGCTTCCTGGATAAG GTGGAGCCCAATGCCACTATTGCAGAAATCAAGAATCTGTTCCATAAGAGCT ACCCCAAATGGCATCCATCAAGACAAGCTTTGAAGCTGCACCCAG AAGGAAAAGCTCTGAAAGATGATGATGTATTAGAGGACCTGCCAGTGGGGACAACAGCCACAATGTTTTTCCAGGATCTTGGCCCTCAGTTAGGGTGGACAATA GTTTTTTTGGCTGAGTGTATTGGACCCCTCTTCATCTATCTGCTGTTCTACTATCGAATCCCATACATCTACACACAAGAATACAACTACACCACCAGTCCCTATAAAGTGGTCAA GCTGGCTTGTTTCGGTCACACTTTCCACTATATGAAGAAGCTGCTGGAAACAATATTTATCCATCATTTTTCTCAGGGAACACTGGCTCTAAACACCATGATGTTG AACTGTCTGTACTACTGGGGATTCGCAGCATGGCAGGCCTACTACATCAATCATCCTCTTTATACACCTCCAT CCTATGGAAATCGTCAAATCTACCCAGCACTGCTTATGTTTTTG CTCTGTGAAACAGGAAACTTTTTCATTCATAAGGCTCTAAATTGTATCAGTTGTAATG GATCCAGGCCCACAGAGATCCCTTACCCAACAAAGAATCCTCTCACATGGctcttcttttttgtgtccTGCCCAAACTACACTTACGAG GTGGGAGCATGGCTTAGTTTCGCTGTGATGACTCAGTGCGTACCAG TGGCAGTGTTCGCATTTATAGGTTTTGTACAGATGACTATTTGGGCGAGAAGAAAGCACAAAGCCTATATACAGGAGTTCCAAGACTACCCTGAACTGAGGACCGCCATCATTCCACTCTTCCTGTGA
- the olfm3b gene encoding noelin-3 — protein MRALFTVLKPLIFLTLLGYCPSMTIKPKEGWQVFSSAQDADGRCICTVVAPEQSLCSRDAKSRQLHQLLEKVQNISQSIEVLNLRTQRDFQYIMRMESQMKGLRSKFRQIEGNRRTLLTKNFQELKGKMDELQPLIPVLEQYKTDAKLISHFKGEIRNLSSVLLGIQEEIGAYDYEELQQRALTLEGRLRNCMSKLTCGKLMRITGPMTIKTSGTRFGAWMTDPQASPRINKVWYMDSYTNNKIVREYRSVADFVAGVESRTYNLPFHWAGTNHVVYNGSLYYNKYQSNIIVRYNFDSGRVVTQRALESAGFHNVYPYTWGGFSDIDLMADELGLWVVYATNQNAGNIVISKLDPLTLQVLKSWNTEYSKRNAGESFMICGTLYITNSHLTGAKVYYSYSTKTATYEYTDIPFHNQYFHMSMLDYNARDRALYGWNNGHQVLFNVTLFHVIKTDDDS, from the exons ATGCGGGCGCTGTTCACGGTGCTGAAACCTCTGATTTTCCTTACGCTGCTCGGTTATTGTCCTTCCATG aCAATCAAGCCAAAAGAGGGTTGGCAGGTGTTTAGTTCAGCACAGGATGCAGACGGCCGTTGCATTTGCACAGTGGTGGCTCCTGAACAGAGCCTGTGCTCCAGAGATGCTAAGAGCAGACAACTGCATCAGTTACTGGAGAAG GTTCAGAACATCTCACAGTCAATAGAGGTTCTGAACCTGCGAACTCAAAGAGACTTTCAGTATATTATGAGAATGGAGAGTCAGATGAAGGGACTACGATCAAAGTTCAGACAAATTGAGGGCAACCGGAGGACGTTATTGACAAAAAACTTTCAG GAGCTGAAGGGGAAGATGGATGAGCTGCAGCCATTGATCCCAGTGTTGGAGCAGTATAAGACAGACGCCAAGCTCATCTCCCATTTTAAAGGGGAGATCAGGAATCTGTCTTCCGTGCTGTTGGGGATCCAGGAAGAAATAGGAGCTTATGATTATGAGGAGCTACAGCAAAGGGCTCTGACACTGGAAGGGCGACTAAGGAACTGCATGAGTAAACTCA CCTGTGGTAAACTAATGAGAATTACTGGGCCTATGACGATTAAAACATCAGGAACCAGATTTGGAGCTTGGATGACTGACCCACAGGCATCTCCCAGAATCAACAAG GTATGGTACATGGACAGCTACACCAACAACAAGATTGTGAGAGAGTACAGGTCAGTGGCTGACTTTGTAGCAGGAGTTGAGTCACGAACCTACAACCTTCCATTCCACTGGGCTGGCACAAACCATGTGGTCTACAATGGCTCGCTCTACTATAACAAGTACCAGAGCAACATCATTGTCAGGTACAACTTTGATAGTGGCCGAGTAGTGACCCAGCGTGCACTGGAGTCAGCTGGTTTTCATAATGTGTACCCCTATACCTGGGGTGGCTTTTCTGACATAGACCTCATGGCAGATGAGCTGGGATTGTGGGTTGTGTATGCAACCAATCAGAATGCAGGAAACATTGTCATCAGTAAGTTAGATCCCCTAACCCTTCAGGTCTTGAAGTCCTGGAACACAGAATATTCAAAGAGGAATGCTGGAGAGTCCTTCATGATCTGTGGCACACTTTATATCACCAACTCCCACCTGACTGGGGCCAAAGTCTACTACTCTTACTCCACCAAGACCGCCACCTACGAGTATACAGACATACCATTCCACAACCAGTACTTTCACATGTCAATGCTTGACTACAATGCCAGGGACCGTGCTCTCTATGGCTGGAACAATGGCCACCAAGTTCTCTTCAATGTCACGCTGTTCCATGTCATCAAAACTGATGATGACTCCTGA